Within the Gossypium raimondii isolate GPD5lz chromosome 12, ASM2569854v1, whole genome shotgun sequence genome, the region ACGAGTTCCATAAAGAAGGAGAACCACTCATTGAAGGGACACAGTAAGTAATGCTAATGTGCCCAGACTCGAGATGAGTGTTgggtattttttttcatatatttgaaggCTCATACCACCATACCCGTATTTGAATATGTACCGAGCTCGAGCCTTGTTTTATTAATCATGCTTCTTGCTGCTTTTGTTCTCTGTAAGGTTTGCAACTAGATTAGTAGATATCAAAGAAAACAGCAAGTTCAAAAGTTTGGAATCGGAAGCCGGGTGCAACAATCTCCATGAATTCATCAGCATGATCAAAGGAAAATATGGGTTAAAGTAAGGTTTCAATTCTGGAGATGAAAACTTCTCTATTAGTAATATTCTATTGCTATGTTACTAcaactcttcattttccttGAAAGTACCCAAGTCTGGCACTCACCCTAAGTCTGACTAACACAGGATTTATGCTGTTTTTTGCtgtatttttatgatgaaactTACATGTTAATGCATGCAGGTATGTATACGTCTGGCATGCTTTAACTGGCTATTGGGGAGGTGTACTTCCATCATCtgaaacaatgaaaaaataCAATCCAAAGATTGTTTATCCAATCCAATCACCTGGTAATATAGGGAACTTGAGAGACATTATCCCGGACAGCTTGGAGAAGTATGGTGTGGGGATCATCGACCCTCAGAAAATCTTTGATTTCTACAATGATCTCCATAGCTATCTCTCCAGCAATGGCATCGATGGAGTCAAGGTAGATGCCCAGAATTTGATAGAGACCTTAGGTTCTGGCTTCGGTGGACGAGTTTCACTGACTAGACGATATCAACAAGCACTCGAACAATCTACATCAAGAAACTTCAAAGATAATAATCTGATATGTTGTATGAGTCATAATTCAGACTCAATTTATAGGTAAAATTAtatcatcaaatcaaaatatttcccAAGTTGCTAAGTTGAATGTAAGTACTGATAATAAAATGTTTGTATGATTTTCAGTTGGAAAACCAGTGCGGTTGCAAGAGCATCGGAAGATTTCATGCCACGAGAGCCAACATTTCAGACCCTACATATTGCATCTGTTGCTTTTAACAGTCTACTTCTTGGGGAGATTGTGGTGCCAGATTGGGACATGTTCCATGTATGCtgtttttcttttgcattgAAACTTTCATTTGAATGCACATTTAACATCTGAATCACATTCAGAACTCCGGGTTTAACCTAGTTAGTTCATATAATCACCCTCAGGACTTAAACTGTGGCATCCAGTAGGTTCGGGCTTAGAATCCCAATATCTGTAATCCCTTCAGTATCCCCTATCTTCTACCCTGGATCACATAGAAGACTTCCTCTCGCTTATCACATGGCACAACCGAACTTCTattgttctttttcttgtttattgCAGAGCAAACATGACACAGCTGAGTTCCATGGTATCGCAAGGGCAATAGGGGGTTGTGCAGTGTATGTAAGGTTAGCCACaactatttgataattttttgttcttgttatGTTTGAGAATAGGAACATTGTTATAATTTCTCCACTTATTATCACAGTGACAAGCCAGGCAATCATGATTTTGAGATCCTAAGAAAGCTGGTATTGCCTGATGGATCGGTTCTAAGAGCTAAACATGCTGGCCGTCCCACTCGAGATTGTTTATTCAGAGACCCTGTCATGGATGGAAAAAGGTAGAAGAAAATGCTGAAAGCTTATTACAGATTTCactttcaatatatatatataccaacaAATATGAAGTGTTTTGCAGTCTTCTGAAGATATGGAACTTGAACAAATTAAGTGGAGTGGTGGGTGTTTTCAACTGCCAAGGAGCAGGAAGTTGGCCATTGAAACAAACAATTAAAGACATGCCAAGCACACCTTTGGTCATTTCAGGCAACGTTAGTCCCTGTGATGTCGAGTTCATTGAAGATGTTGCAGGGGAAAACTGGAATGGAGATTTTGCAGTATATGCCTTCAATTCAGGTTAACCTTTAAGCTgaatctgaaattaaaacacaggcgcacacatatatattaacctttttctttttcaattgcAGGATCTCTCTCCAGATTGCCAATGAATGGAAATATTAAAGTGACATTGGCCACTCTTAAATGTGAAACATTTACCATTTCCCCAATCAGAGTGAGCAAAATCCATCCaccactctttttctttttcttgaaatatcTGACATATCTGTAGTAATCTTTAAAACGATGTCAAACAGGTATTGGGTGAGGGTGTTCATTTTGCCCCCATAGGATTGCTTGACATGTACAATTCAGGAGGAGCAGTGGAATCCATTgatgaaaacatgaaaaattctTCAGagttaatcaaaatcaaagttcgaGGGTGTGGCAGATTTGGAGCTTATACAAGCTTGAAACCAAGGTCTTGTATGGTGGATATGGAAGAAGAGGAATTCATATACAATTCTGAGAACGGATTATTGACACTTGATCTAACAGGTGATTGCAATTTTAGAGATATTGAGTTTATATATTGAGGTATCATTTAACATGTCAAATGACAAAACTTTCATACAGATATCTCTTAACTCTTTTAAGCAATCTTATTAACAAATTCTTTGTAAATCTGTTTTTCCTTAAATATATGAGAAATGAGAGTTGTACTGTGTTCTTCAAGTCAGTTTTAGATAATATCGGCAgatgttattaaaatatttatatccgaataaaagaaaacataagaAGTGAAACAGTAAACATACTCATATCCCATAATGGGGATATATTCCTAGCATTATGGAAAATGAACCATTAAACTAGTAGCATTATGGAAAATGAACCATTAAACTACTAGCATTCTGCAGCACAATGGATAAAGTTTCAAACAAGCTTTAAGCCAATTGATGCATTTTCCGAATTCAATTAACTCTGCAACTGAGCATCACGACTCGTCAAAGGAACATACCGGACAGAACTCTCGCTTCGGATGCTAATCGAGCCATCCGGATTTTTGTCAACTACTTTCAAATCTTGGAATATATTTCCTACAGGAATCACCATCCTGCCACCGGGCTTTAATTGATCGAGGAGTGCCTGAGGCATTTCCGGTGCTGCTGCCCCGACATGTATAGCATCATAGGGTGCACATTCTGGCCAACCTTCCCTTCCATCTATATGTCAATGAAACATAATCAGTTCATAAGCATTCAATGAAACATGGAGTCACAAACAGATTTAGATGATCCAATTTGTAGCCATGACAAGGTATAAATGAATTCTTTATGAAAAGATCCAGTCTCGAACCAAGAGATGCAATACCTAGGTTGAGAATTCGAATTACAGTTTAGTTTAGAGCACAGTATGTTAAAATACTGCAAGTTCCTGATAAGTACATACCGCCGACATGCATCGAAAGAGAGCCTTTTTTCAACAATGGAGCCGCCGCAGATTTTTCAATATTGTTTATGGAAGAAGCAACCAGTTCGGGAATGTGTTCAACACCGATGGCTCGGCCCTGTGGTCCAACCATCATTGCAAAGCAAGCAGTCAAGTAGCCAGTTCCTACAGAACAAAGAAATTAGAGATGCTAAAGTTGATAGAGACTGCATACAATGACAGTAATAACTCTTTTCAATGATCCTCCCAAAAACCCCAACTCCCCCCATTTAATGCCCCTCTTTTTGCCTCAAAAGTCATAAACCACTCGTGAATGGATTGCTGATGgttttacaaaaagaaatattGCGTTTGTTACTcagattcaaaagaaaaaaaatatatatatagtgaaaAAAGTGTGGAGTTGCAAAAAGGACCTGAGCCAACATCTAAAGCATGCATGCCAGGCTGCAATTTTTCCTCCAATAATTGAAGGCAGGTAGCATGCATATGAGGTGCAGAAATGGTAGCATTGTAACCTATTTCCTGCGGACAGTCAGCATAAGCTGGGGTCCTATCTGGTACAAATAACGCCCTATCGATAGTCTCCATTACTCGAGCAACTTTCTCGGATGAAATCACCCCATACTGCTGCAAATGCTCCACCATTTTCTTGTTAGTGTTCATCCCACTTCGACCCCACAAGTGCTACAAATTATCAAGACAAGGGTTAAGCACTGAATCTCACTCATTTGAATTGAACAAAAGAACAGCCCAACTCAATGAACAACTTCTCCTCTACTTTTACCACCGAATCAAAAGCTGTGTCATTCATGAGTATCATGGGTATACAAGTCCATTAAAGGTTGCAGTCAACAATTCCAACAACACCACTCAAATGTGCCTTCCACATATGAGCATAGCTCTTTAGACTCTTTAACCAGGTTCTGTTTACAATTCATTGATAATCATTGCTTATATAATTCTCAAAACTGTCCCTTCAATTCATAGCTTTCAAACACCAAAAACAAACTATATTATTgtaaaactcaataaaaaacTCTTTACCAAGGTCATCATTTCTGGAAAAACCCACTTCCAACATGATCACATTAAATAACCCAGAAAGCAAAAATGATAAAGCCAGAGAGGGAGAGAGGGATACCTCCGTGGTGAAGAAGAGAGAGTTATAAGTGAGAAGAAGATTAAAGTTAGGGAGCTTAAGATTGTTAAATGAAGAAGAGAATAAGGGAGGAGAGCGTGGTCGAAAACGGAGATGGTGATTAGTGGTGTGTAAGAGATGCTTTAATGGTGACACGCAATAGCGGCATCCATATGCCTTCATTGTGGATGATAGattcatcattttttaaaattctttatacAGTTTCTCGGCCTTTCCATCTCAACATATATTTTCAGTGCTAATCCTCATTCACACTTGTAGGGCTCTGCTCTCTCGGTGAAGCCCCAGTCAACTTCAATTTCTCTACGCTATTTTTCTGATCTGATAGATGTTTCTCGTGATGCTAAGCGGCTTTCAATTCGATATTTTCATTTCCTTCATTAGTTGGGCCATCGCCCCATTCATTTGGGACCGAATCCTGTTGGCCCCAAGAATACTGAAAACTTTTTAGGcctaatttcttttttgaaaaaaaaaattgctaaaattattcttaaggttaataaatatattgtttataataatttataattttatttctatttgtaatcaattaaaataaaaatattataatatatgataattttaaaacgGACTATCATTTAGTATTTTGttactagaaaaaaaattccacAAGTAAGGTTAAGATGATTTCTCGTGTCCCTTAGAGTGTGTTTGGGTGAAGAATTTGTAAGAGGGATTTCATTTTTACTACCcgaaatggatggaaaagttaTTGCTTGTTAaatttggggtgatttgacaaacaatgcaagtttaaaggttaaaagagacaaaaaataaataaattgagggctaaaatgagttttttttttgtaaagttgaaggaccaaataagtcattatgccaagaaaaaaattggtgagtatcaaaatcacatatatgaaaattaccacgtttttattttaaattttggtaaatgaaaattttaataaaaggttaaacatattattaattttttatttatcaaaattagaaaatgatcattttcatatatttgattttgatactcactcaattttttattttgaatatttactaatttttatttataaaaaattgaacgatgagataaaataaggaaaaaagtgGCATTTAGAGATTTGATTTTCCAAAGTAAGTCACATTCTGCCATGTTTGATTTAGATATAATTACGTCAATTTCACCCCAAATCGCCAGTCAACATGACAATTTGGGAATCCTCAATACAAATCCATATTATTCaggtaaataaaattttgtatgttatttaggtaaatatattttttccatATTATTCCATAAAAAGTCGACCTAGACATTAGTCTAATGGAtactttctttctctctctagaAGAGCCTTTCTATCTATCTACCTTTACCCCTTGGATTCTTTTCCACTTCCCAAAATTATTGTCTACCTAATTGTCGCATGACTCAACTTCATAATCGCCTACGCTTTGTTTTCCCCCTTAATCATTACTTAGACGATTTATTTTACCATtcatgctttttctttttccttatgaTGCCCTAATATATGTCATTTGGATTGGGCATCACCCCTCGTTTCTTTAAATCTATCACAATCCTAAACATGAGCCTTCATCATTTTAAGTGGCAAAAATATCCAAATATGTTTCCTCCATCAATATTTCTCCTTCTAACTATGCATGCAACACTTCCCTTGCCCCATTCTCTTTACATTCGTTCTCGCTTCGTCATAAACCCAAATCTATCTTTTTTACTCCTTTAAACCCACATGAGATTGAAATTGGTATTAGAGCATAAAGTTAAATATTTCTTCTAATGAGGATAACAATATGCAGTACTTTATTCAGGTAAAGTTCATCCACTAAAtaattgtgtaacaccccttacccgagaccgtcgctggaatcgagtacgagatgtcatccaatttaacttaccaattcggagcataaaaatttgcttttaaaattaaattcattgttcacaacaaaactatCCACCTGCgtgactgtcactaatttaattataactcgagttacgagactcaaaatttaaatccgtaaattttccctgaaactagactcatattcctacttaccataaaattttcagaatttttgacttgaccaattagtacagtttattcattaaagtataccctgtttcacagctcgacagatctgacctcttgccactaaaaatcaattatctcattgtacagaattcatataaggttaccgtttatttcttttgaaaataaactcactaaggaatctatacatataaattatgacctataattctttctgtacaatttataatgattttccaaagtcagaaaaggagacttcaaaaaccattctgaccctgtctcactaaaatttaaatatctcaaaataaagaattcctttgcctacaccgtttctttcatataaaatagacttgataatatttaattatatatataattcactctctaattccatttctactatttatggtgatttttcacatttatgtcactgctgctgtcaaagaaactgcttctttgtattagctaccatttacacatacataataccaaaacataatctttactaaccatttcaatagctaatcttagccatatcatatgaacatactcaaaatgattaagactctatacatgccatagtttaaacattttgaaaagcacataataccgagatgattatgatagtgtgatcGAGCTCAAGCGATCCCcaattcgatcaagttcaaatcactataaaacaaaggaaatgagAAAATGTGTAAGCTacaaatagcttagtaagttacatgtaaataataggtactcatttaataaataacaCTTTTagcatataactaatcaaaacattagcaatttcaatcacttacacatgcacaatcttaccaattcactttcatatacattttcacacttaacatttatcacatatgctcattctttcaattgtacctgtatacacacttcatttcatattcactttaactcattattaatcccgttgaacactcggaatatacacagatacgtagagatttagcacataagtgcaacactgatatgtagccgaagctaccactgttatgtagccgaagctaccattgaaatgtagccgaagctaccactgttatgtagccgaagctaccactgaaacgtagccgaagctaccactgatcaataacattggaaatgtccacgggcctgctcacacaagttgtcaggtgtctgcaacacatgctagatcacccagcacccaggactcactgtaacactgtaacactgtaacactaatctctagtgacatgtcacttgtatccacttctattcctaagttcaaccgggaatttacacttaacattttatcacttgaataattcatgaacaattttccttccacattcaatattgattcacatatcaaataaaattcacaatttataaaatatattactattatttacacataacttacctcggatgcaaaacgactatttttgtaatttagtcgataactttctcttttccccgatcacttccactatttcttctttcttgatctatattaacacaatttaatacattttatcaacatttcattcaaatacaattcatacacaacattttggcaaatttacatttttccccaaaacttttcaaaaattccacttttgtccctaagctcgtaaaaataaaattcactaaattcttaaatttcaaacttcactaaatcatatttcatgctcataacagccctcaatttcacaaaatcacaactttatacGCACTTTaccatttttcacaatttagccctttttcaacattttcatcaaaattcatctagtaaaacttgtaattaacacttcaaacattcattatctaacatcactaatcaatttacaattatatcatgaatgggtcaatttttaaactttaatttcatttaaattaaatagtagaaatatgaaattcaagcatcaataagcataaaaatacgaaaataattaaaaacggggcaagaaatcacttacaattgagcttagaaaaatcaagaaccctagctatggtaaCATGAAACTTTCGGCAGCAAGCTTCTGATTTTTAAGAAGATGGacacattttctctttattttgt harbors:
- the LOC105764758 gene encoding probable galactinol--sucrose galactosyltransferase 2 yields the protein MTITAAPCVNDGCLMVRGKVVLTHVPTNIILSPGISGAAFLGSTSPISTSRHVFTLGILEGYKHLCLYRFKIWWMIPGYGKSGSEIPLETQLLLLEIKEESIVEDDDSSGPPTPTTFYVLFLPVLDGDFRTSLQGTPANELQFCAESGDANVQNSQILEPVFISSGDNPFELIKNSIKILEKHKGTFRHIENKKIPAHLDWFGWCTWDAFYTEVNPQDIKEGLQSFSDGGCSPRYLIIDDGWQDTVNEFHKEGEPLIEGTQFATRLVDIKENSKFKSLESEAGCNNLHEFISMIKGKYGLKYVYVWHALTGYWGGVLPSSETMKKYNPKIVYPIQSPGNIGNLRDIIPDSLEKYGVGIIDPQKIFDFYNDLHSYLSSNGIDGVKVDAQNLIETLGSGFGGRVSLTRRYQQALEQSTSRNFKDNNLICCMSHNSDSIYSWKTSAVARASEDFMPREPTFQTLHIASVAFNSLLLGEIVVPDWDMFHSKHDTAEFHGIARAIGGCAVYVSDKPGNHDFEILRKLVLPDGSVLRAKHAGRPTRDCLFRDPVMDGKSLLKIWNLNKLSGVVGVFNCQGAGSWPLKQTIKDMPSTPLVISGNVSPCDVEFIEDVAGENWNGDFAVYAFNSGSLSRLPMNGNIKVTLATLKCETFTISPIRVLGEGVHFAPIGLLDMYNSGGAVESIDENMKNSSELIKIKVRGCGRFGAYTSLKPRSCMVDMEEEEFIYNSENGLLTLDLTGDCNFRDIEFIY
- the LOC105764759 gene encoding protein-L-isoaspartate O-methyltransferase 1 isoform X1, with the translated sequence MMNLSSTMKAYGCRYCVSPLKHLLHTTNHHLRFRPRSPPLFSSSFNNLKLPNFNLLLTYNSLFFTTEHLWGRSGMNTNKKMVEHLQQYGVISSEKVARVMETIDRALFVPDRTPAYADCPQEIGYNATISAPHMHATCLQLLEEKLQPGMHALDVGSGTGYLTACFAMMVGPQGRAIGVEHIPELVASSINNIEKSAAAPLLKKGSLSMHVGDGREGWPECAPYDAIHVGAAAPEMPQALLDQLKPGGRMVIPVGNIFQDLKVVDKNPDGSISIRSESSVRYVPLTSRDAQLQS
- the LOC105764759 gene encoding protein-L-isoaspartate O-methyltransferase 1 isoform X2 translates to MMNLSSTMKAYGCRYCVSPLKHLLHTTNHHLRFRPRSPPLFSSSFNNLKLPNFNLLLTYNSLFFTTEHLWGRSGMNTNKKMVEHLQQYGVISSEKVARVMETIDRALFVPDRTPAYADCPQEIGTGYLTACFAMMVGPQGRAIGVEHIPELVASSINNIEKSAAAPLLKKGSLSMHVGDGREGWPECAPYDAIHVGAAAPEMPQALLDQLKPGGRMVIPVGNIFQDLKVVDKNPDGSISIRSESSVRYVPLTSRDAQLQS